GATTACATGGGATAAACGGATGGGCGGCGCACCGGACTATACAATTAATCCGGATTGGATGAACCGGGTTCAGCAAGTTGTCGATTGGTCGCTCCAAGAGGGTCTGTATGTCATGATCAACGTTCACCACGACGCTTGGAAGTGGCTCAGAACGATGCCGGCGAATCATGATGAAGTAATGGCTCGGTATACCGCCATTTGGACGCAAATTGCCGACCGCTTCAAGAATCATTCCAACAAACTGATGTTCGAAAGCATCAACGAACCGGAATTTTTAAACGTCGATACAACGACGCAGCTCGCACTTATTGATGAGATCAACACAACCTTCGTCCATCTTGTAAGACAGACGGGTGGCAACAATGACGTTCGTCCGCTTGTGCTGCCGACATTATATTGCAATGCCGAGAAATTGCGTGTGGATTCTCTTGCAAATACGATTGCCAAGCTGAACGATCCGAATTTGATCGCTACAGTACACTACTACGGCTTATGGCATTTCGGTGTGAACATTGCGAACTACACGAAGTTTGAAGGCGACGCGATTAAGGATGTCGATACAACGATTAGCAATGTATACGATGCGTTCGTATCGAAAGGAATTCCCGTTATTGTAGGCGAATACGGACTGCTCGGCTGGGATGCAGCTGACGGTGTGCCCCAGCATGGCGAGATGTTGAAGTTTATCGAGTATTTCACCTCTAAATCCGTAGAGAACAAAATTACCCTTATGCTGTGGGACAACGGCGGGCGTTTTGACCGCAGAGCGCTTCAGTGGAGAGATCAGGAGCTTTACAATTTGATCATGGCCAGCTTGAAGGGCCGCTCTTCCACCGGCGAATCCGATTTGATCTTTGTCAGGAAAGACGCGCCGGCTCAGGACACTGTAATGCCCTTGAACTTGAACGGCAATGTGCTGACCAGCATCAAAAACGGAGACTACGAATTGATTAAAGGCACTGATTATGTGTTGAACGGCGAAGACCTGATCTTCAAAGCTAGTTTTCTTGCCAAGCTGACCGAATCGGCCGAACTCGGTGAGGTTGCCTTATTGACGACCCGATTCAACAATGGTGCCGATTGGACCTTCCATGTACAATACAATGACACGCCGGTCCTGCAAAACGCGGAAGGTACAACCGGAAGCTTTGCGATTCCAACAGCCTTCAACGGTGACCGTCTTGCCACGATGGAGGCCATGTACGCTGCGGGGGGCAACGCCGGTCCGCATAACTGGACTTCGTTCAAGGAGT
This is a stretch of genomic DNA from Paenibacillus sp. sptzw28. It encodes these proteins:
- a CDS encoding cellulase family glycosylhydrolase, with amino-acid sequence MAVSLLLSLFSPLSPAAASEKETPMQSYVSAMQPGWNLGNTLDAFNPNDPETEGDETAWGNPRVTKEFIKEIKKQGFKSIRIPITWDKRMGGAPDYTINPDWMNRVQQVVDWSLQEGLYVMINVHHDAWKWLRTMPANHDEVMARYTAIWTQIADRFKNHSNKLMFESINEPEFLNVDTTTQLALIDEINTTFVHLVRQTGGNNDVRPLVLPTLYCNAEKLRVDSLANTIAKLNDPNLIATVHYYGLWHFGVNIANYTKFEGDAIKDVDTTISNVYDAFVSKGIPVIVGEYGLLGWDAADGVPQHGEMLKFIEYFTSKSVENKITLMLWDNGGRFDRRALQWRDQELYNLIMASLKGRSSTGESDLIFVRKDAPAQDTVMPLNLNGNVLTSIKNGDYELIKGTDYVLNGEDLIFKASFLAKLTESAELGEVALLTTRFNNGADWTFHVQYNDTPVLQNAEGTTGSFAIPTAFNGDRLATMEAMYAAGGNAGPHNWTSFKEYGRNYLPSYATNEIKLTSGFFKEVSDGEVILKFHFWSGAIIEYKITKNGTSITGTAL